In Pseudoliparis swirei isolate HS2019 ecotype Mariana Trench chromosome 11, NWPU_hadal_v1, whole genome shotgun sequence, a genomic segment contains:
- the LOC130201381 gene encoding hepatic sodium/bile acid cotransporter-like — protein MNVTEVYVGIANIYTQGNVSGNGSMGVLSIPSSLNKVINIFTVVILFITMISLGCTMEISKIKTHLFQPKGVAIALLAQFGIMPLTAFSLAKTLQMDPVKAVTVLICGCCPGGSLSNIFSLAIKGDMNLSIVMTTCSCIAALVLMPLLLYIYSQGFPGLENAVPYVGIVSALASTLVPCAVGIAINHYKPNYSSVVKKAGLSILIISGIIVFSLSGFVVKDILWMVLTPDVLAVAALMPLIGFMLGYIMSVVCRLSPQCSRTVSMETGCQNIQLCITILKVAFSPEVIGPMFLFPLIYYTFQCTEALILTLSFRCYQAFKPPAEGGVDIKQEEKQP, from the exons ATGAACGTGACAGAAGTCTACGTGGGAATAGCCAACATCTACACCCAGGGAAACGTGTCTGGTAATGGCAGCATGGGCGTCCTGAGCATCCCCTCCTCCCTAAACAAAGTCATCAATATATTCACCGtcgtcatcctcttcatcaccatgATTTCCCTTGGCTGTACCATGGAGATCTCCAAAATCAAGACCCATCTCTTCCAGCCGAAAGGAGTAGCAATCGCCCTGCTGGCCCAGTTCGGCATCATGCCCCTGACCGCTTTCTCTCTCGCCAAAACGCTCCAGATGGACCCCGTCAAGGCGGTCACGGTGCTCATCTGTGGCTGCTGTCCAGGGGGAAGCTTATCAAACATTTTCTCCCTGGCCATAAAGGGTGACATGAACCTGAG CATCGTGATGACCACTTGCTCCTGTATCGCGGCACTGGTTCTGATGCCTTTGCTGCTCTACATCTACTCCCAAGGCTTCCCCGGTCTGGAAAACGCCGTTCCATACGTCGGCATCGTCTCTGCTCTCGCGTCCACCTTGGTGCCCTGTGCCGTCGGCATTGCCATTAATCACTACAAACCAAACTACTCATCGGTGGTCAAAAAA GCTGGCCTCAGCATCCTGATAATCTCTGGCATCATCGTGTTCAGCCTGTCTGGCTTCGTCGTCAAAGACATTCTATGGATGGTCCTCACACCTGATGTTCTGGCCGTGGCTGCACTGATGCCGCTGATTGGCTTCATGCTGGGATATATCATGTCTGTCGTATGCAGACTCAGCCCACA ATGCAGCAGGAcagtctccatggaaacaggatGTCAAAATATCCAGTTGTGCATTACCATCCTAAAAGTGGCCTTTTCCCCTGAAGTGATCGGCCCCATGTTTCTCTTCCCTCTGATATACTACACATTCCAGTGTACAGAGGCCCTGATCCTGACCCTGAGCTTCAGATGTTACCAAGCATTCAAGCCCCCAGCTGAGG GCGGCGTGGACATTAAACAAGAGGAGAAACAGCCGTGA
- the LOC130201384 gene encoding protein max-like isoform X2 has protein sequence MSENDDIDVDSDADKRAHHNELERKRRDHINDSFHGLRDSVPALQGEKASRAQILDKATEYIQYMRRKNHTHQQDIDDLKKQNALLEQQVRALEKAKGNTQLQTNYSSDSSLYTNRKGSAVSAFDGGSDSSSESEPDEPPNRKKLRVEPS, from the exons ATGAGCGAAAACGATGACATCGACGTCGACAGCGAT GCAGACAAGCGAGCCCATCACAATGAGCTGGAGCGCAAACGCAGGGACCACATTAACGACAGCTTCCACGGTTTACGAGATTCTGTGCCTGCATTACAAGGGGAGAAG GCCTCCCGAGCACAGATTCTCGACAAAGCCACTGAGTACATCCAGTACATGAGGCGAAAAAACCATACCCACCAGCAAGACATTGATGACTTAAAGAAGCAAAATGCACTGTTGGAGCAGCAGG TGCGTGCCCTGGAGAAGGCAAAGGGCAACACTCAGCTCCAGACAAACTACTCTTCCGACAGCAGCTTGTACACGAACCGCAAAGGCAGCGCGGTGTCCGCCTTCGACGGTGGGTCCGACTCCAGCTCCGAATCGGAGCCGGACGAGCCGCCCAACAGAAAGAAGCTGCGCGTGGAGCCCAGCTAG
- the gpx2 gene encoding glutathione peroxidase 2, producing MTFIAKTFYDLRATTLEGDSVDFNVFRGRVVLIENVASLUGTTTRDYSELNQLQSKYPHRFVVLGFPCNQFGYQENCSNGEILNSLQHVRPGGGFQPSFTIFEKCDVNGTRTHPVFAYLKDKLPFPDDDSTSFMQDPKFLVWSPISRTDVSWNFEKFLIGPEGEPFKRYSKKFPTIDIEPDIQRLLRLTKS from the exons ATGACGTTCATCGCCAAGACCTTCTACGACCTGAGAGCCACCACGCTGGAGGGGGACTCGGTGGATTTCAATGTGTTTCGGGGACGGGTGGTCCTGATCGAGAATGTGGCCTCTCTCTGAGGCACCACCACCCGGGACTACAGCGAGCTCAACCAGCTTCAGAGCAAGTACCCCCACCGGTTCGTGGTCCTGGGTTTCCCCTGTAACCAGTTTGGGTATCAG GAGAACTGCAGCAATGGTGAGATTCTGAATTCCCTGCAGCATGTTCGTCCGGGCGGCGGCTTTCAACCCAGCTTCACCATCTTTGAGAAGTGTGACGTCAACGGGACACGCACACATCCAGTCTTTGCCTATCTCAAAGATAAGCTCCCATTTCCTGATGATGACTCCACCTCCTTCATGCAGGACCCCAAGTTTCTGGTTTGGAGTCCCATCAGCAGGACGGACGTCTCCTGGAACTTTGAGAAGTTTCTCATCGGGCCGGAGGGAGAGCCCTTTAAAAGATACAGCAAGAAGTTCCCCACCATTGATATTGAGCCTGACATTCAGAGACTGTTAAGATTAACTAAATCCTAA
- the LOC130201384 gene encoding protein max-like isoform X1, giving the protein MSENDDIDVDSDADKRAHHNELERKRRDHINDSFHGLRDSVPALQGEKSSVKQASRAQILDKATEYIQYMRRKNHTHQQDIDDLKKQNALLEQQVRALEKAKGNTQLQTNYSSDSSLYTNRKGSAVSAFDGGSDSSSESEPDEPPNRKKLRVEPS; this is encoded by the exons ATGAGCGAAAACGATGACATCGACGTCGACAGCGAT GCAGACAAGCGAGCCCATCACAATGAGCTGGAGCGCAAACGCAGGGACCACATTAACGACAGCTTCCACGGTTTACGAGATTCTGTGCCTGCATTACAAGGGGAGAAG AGTTCTGTCAAACAGGCCTCCCGAGCACAGATTCTCGACAAAGCCACTGAGTACATCCAGTACATGAGGCGAAAAAACCATACCCACCAGCAAGACATTGATGACTTAAAGAAGCAAAATGCACTGTTGGAGCAGCAGG TGCGTGCCCTGGAGAAGGCAAAGGGCAACACTCAGCTCCAGACAAACTACTCTTCCGACAGCAGCTTGTACACGAACCGCAAAGGCAGCGCGGTGTCCGCCTTCGACGGTGGGTCCGACTCCAGCTCCGAATCGGAGCCGGACGAGCCGCCCAACAGAAAGAAGCTGCGCGTGGAGCCCAGCTAG
- the LOC130201316 gene encoding sushi domain-containing protein 4-like isoform X1 has translation MCNGMIEPISKAFWAHTSATERFFLLLLILTAVPTGQGSGCVRPYMVQNSWVNLTESNRGSFPVGTVLQYSCDPGYLPDGPSILTCSTLGRWTSEPPHCIRSGACLPLSKPENGGYTCHPSPCRMFSHGTVIEFFCDERFILSGDYNYLTCQDGQWDGPMQISCVSQGCIRPSTVQHGITNLTDTNRSLFPVGTLLQYTCDPGYLPDGPSILSCSTLGRWTSEPPRCIRSDGCIRPSTVQHGSTNLTDTNRSSFPVGTVLEYLCDPGYLPDGPSILTCSTLGHWSSEPPRCIRSDVCQPPFQPENGGYACHPALCQRLSHGTVIEYFCEEGYVLKGDYKYLTCQYGEWDSQMKLSCLMEQDRNPTLPLGMPALSIVASTASSVALILLLVVLFVLLQPKLKSLHRRDQGVTGQPVSIMVEGVPVPLPSYEEAVNACGASASPLSAESRVQIVLSEGQHATAPEAGPSRPSSLKLQQSEMAVVHPVPPSSSSSSPSSSTWVLERAGAAAPSSSQRRPSAGSDQHSLSLDSEMDYADDMPLLKEA, from the exons ATGTGCAATGGAATGATAGAGCCAATATCGAAAGCCTTCTGGGCCCACACCTCAGCCACTGAGCGGTTCTTTTTGTTGCTGCTGATACTGACTGCAGTGCCTACTGGGCAAGGATCAG GATGCGTGAGGCCTTATATGGTCCAGAACAGCTGGGTGAACCTCACAGAATCCAACAGGGGCTCGTTCCCTGTGGGCACAGTGCTGCAGTACAGCTGTGACCCCGGTTACCTGCCCGACGGACCCAGCATCCTCACCTGCTCCACACTGGGCCGCTGgacctctgaacctcctcaTTGCATACGCAGTGGTG CCTGCTTGCCCCTCTCCAAACCTGAAAATGGGGGCTACACTTGCCACCCATCCCCCTGCCGGATGTTTTCCCATGGCACTGTGATTGAGTTCTTCTGCGATGAGCGCTTCATCCTCAGTGGCGACTACAACTACCTGACCTGTCAGGATGGACAGTGGGACGGCCCCATGCAGATCAGTTGTGTTAGCCAAG GATGTATAAGACCTTCGACAGTGCAGCATGGCATAACTAACCTGACGGACACCAATAGGAGCTTGTTCCCTGTGGGCACATTGCTGCAGTACACCTGTGACCCCGGTTACCTGCCCGACGGACCCAGcatcctctcctgctccacacTGGGCCGCTGGACCTCTGAACCTCCACGCTGTATACGCAGTGACG gatgcATAAGACCCTCCACCGTGCAGCATGGCTCAACCAATCTGACTGATACCAACAGGAGCTCGTTCCCTGTGGGAACCGTACTGGAGTACCTCTGTGACCCCGGTTACCTGCCCGACGGACCCAGCATCCTCACCTGCTCCACACTGGGACACTGGTCCTCTGAACCTCCCCGCTGTATACGCAGTGACG TATGCCAGCCTCCATTTCAGCCGGAGAATGGGGGCTACGCCTGCCACCCTGCCCTATGCCAAAGACTTTCTCATGGCACTGTGATTGAATACTTCTGTGAGGAAGGCTATGTTCTGAAGGGAGACTACAAATACCTCACCTGTCAGTATGGAGAGTGGGACAGCCAAATGAAGCTCAGCTGCCTCATGGAGCAAG ACCGCAATCCAACTCTACCATTGGGGATGCCCGCCTTGTCCATAGTGGCATCAACAGCCAGCTCAGTGGCCCTAATCCTGCTCCTGGTGGTGCTGTTTGTGCTGTTACAGCCCAAACTCAAGTCCCTCCATCG ACGTGATCAGGGCGTGACGGGCCAGCCTGTGTCGATCATGGTGGAAGGAGTCCCGGTGCCTCTGCCCTCGTACGAGGAGGCTGTGAATGCTTGCGGGGCCTCGGCCTCCCCTCTCAGCGCCGAGTCCCGGGTCCAGATCGTGCTGTCTGAGGGTCAGCATGCCACAGCGCCAGAGGCCGGCCCCTCTCGGCCTTCGTCCCTCAAACTGCAGCAGTCTGAGATGGCTGTCGTGCACCCTGTGccaccctcctcatcctcctcctcaccctcctcctctacctgggTTCTAGAGCGTGCCGGTGCTGCCGCTCCTTCATCCTCACAAAGAAGGCCGTCTGCAGGCAGCGACCAACACAGCCTGTCTCTGGACTCTGAGATGGACTACGCTGATG ATATGCCATTGCTGAAGGAGGCCTGA
- the LOC130201382 gene encoding ras-related protein Rab-15-like isoform X2, whose product MAKQYDVLFRLLMLGDSGVGKTCMLRRFTESYFDHSHISTIGVDFKMRTLEVDGIKVRVQIWDTAGQERYQTITKQYYRRAQGIIFVYDITSESSFQHIVKWASDVDEFAPDEVRTILVGNKSDEELRRQVPKDQGSKLAESYGMEFFETSASTSSNISEAFTRVTELVLQAHKKDVDNLLGSLDDYLEKAALEEEKGSDCDTIRKACAC is encoded by the exons ATGGCTAAGCAGTACGACGTGCTGTTCAGGCTGCTGATGCTCGGAGACTCGGGCGTCGGGAAGACGTGCATGCTGCGCAGGTTCACGGAGAGTTACTTCGACCATTCACACATCTCCACCATCG GAGTTGATTTTAAAATGAGAACACTAGAAGTAGATGGAATCAAGGTGCGAGTACAAATATG GGACACGGCGGGTCAGGAACGTTATCAGACCATCACCAAGCAGTACTACAGGCGTGCACAG GGCATCATCTTTGTATACGACATCACGAGCGAGTCGTCCTTCCAGCACATCGTGAAGTGGGCCAGTGATGTGGACGAG TTCGCCCCGGACGAGGTGCGGACGATCTTGGTAGGAAACAAGTCTGATGAGGAGCTCAGGAGGCAGGTACCAAAGGACCAAGGAAGCAAG CTAGCAGAGAGCTATGGGATGGAGTTCTTTGAGACCAGTGCTTCCACCAGCAGTAATATCAGTGAG GCCTTCACTCGAGTGACAGAACTGGTGCTGCAGGCTCACAAGAAAGACGTGGATAACTTGTTGGGATCTCTGGACGATTATCTGGAGAAGGCCGCTTTGGAAGAGGAGAAAGGCTCCGACTGCGACACCATTCGGAAGGCCTGCGCCTGTTAG
- the LOC130201316 gene encoding sushi domain-containing protein 4-like isoform X2: MCNGMIEPISKAFWAHTSATERFFLLLLILTAVPTGQGSGCVRPYMVQNSWVNLTESNRGSFPVGTVLQYSCDPGYLPDGPSILTCSTLGRWTSEPPHCIRSGACLPLSKPENGGYTCHPSPCRMFSHGTVIEFFCDERFILSGDYNYLTCQDGQWDGPMQISCVSQGCIRPSTVQHGITNLTDTNRSLFPVGTLLQYTCDPGYLPDGPSILSCSTLGRWTSEPPRCIRSDGCIRPSTVQHGSTNLTDTNRSSFPVGTVLEYLCDPGYLPDGPSILTCSTLGHWSSEPPRCIRSDVCQPPFQPENGGYACHPALCQRLSHGTVIEYFCEEGYVLKGDYKYLTCQYGEWDSQMKLSCLMEQDRNPTLPLGMPALSIVASTASSVALILLLVVLFVLLQPKLKSLHRRDQGVTGQPVSIMVEGVPVPLPSYEEAVNACGASASPLSAESRVQIVLSEERAGAAAPSSSQRRPSAGSDQHSLSLDSEMDYADDMPLLKEA; this comes from the exons ATGTGCAATGGAATGATAGAGCCAATATCGAAAGCCTTCTGGGCCCACACCTCAGCCACTGAGCGGTTCTTTTTGTTGCTGCTGATACTGACTGCAGTGCCTACTGGGCAAGGATCAG GATGCGTGAGGCCTTATATGGTCCAGAACAGCTGGGTGAACCTCACAGAATCCAACAGGGGCTCGTTCCCTGTGGGCACAGTGCTGCAGTACAGCTGTGACCCCGGTTACCTGCCCGACGGACCCAGCATCCTCACCTGCTCCACACTGGGCCGCTGgacctctgaacctcctcaTTGCATACGCAGTGGTG CCTGCTTGCCCCTCTCCAAACCTGAAAATGGGGGCTACACTTGCCACCCATCCCCCTGCCGGATGTTTTCCCATGGCACTGTGATTGAGTTCTTCTGCGATGAGCGCTTCATCCTCAGTGGCGACTACAACTACCTGACCTGTCAGGATGGACAGTGGGACGGCCCCATGCAGATCAGTTGTGTTAGCCAAG GATGTATAAGACCTTCGACAGTGCAGCATGGCATAACTAACCTGACGGACACCAATAGGAGCTTGTTCCCTGTGGGCACATTGCTGCAGTACACCTGTGACCCCGGTTACCTGCCCGACGGACCCAGcatcctctcctgctccacacTGGGCCGCTGGACCTCTGAACCTCCACGCTGTATACGCAGTGACG gatgcATAAGACCCTCCACCGTGCAGCATGGCTCAACCAATCTGACTGATACCAACAGGAGCTCGTTCCCTGTGGGAACCGTACTGGAGTACCTCTGTGACCCCGGTTACCTGCCCGACGGACCCAGCATCCTCACCTGCTCCACACTGGGACACTGGTCCTCTGAACCTCCCCGCTGTATACGCAGTGACG TATGCCAGCCTCCATTTCAGCCGGAGAATGGGGGCTACGCCTGCCACCCTGCCCTATGCCAAAGACTTTCTCATGGCACTGTGATTGAATACTTCTGTGAGGAAGGCTATGTTCTGAAGGGAGACTACAAATACCTCACCTGTCAGTATGGAGAGTGGGACAGCCAAATGAAGCTCAGCTGCCTCATGGAGCAAG ACCGCAATCCAACTCTACCATTGGGGATGCCCGCCTTGTCCATAGTGGCATCAACAGCCAGCTCAGTGGCCCTAATCCTGCTCCTGGTGGTGCTGTTTGTGCTGTTACAGCCCAAACTCAAGTCCCTCCATCG ACGTGATCAGGGCGTGACGGGCCAGCCTGTGTCGATCATGGTGGAAGGAGTCCCGGTGCCTCTGCCCTCGTACGAGGAGGCTGTGAATGCTTGCGGGGCCTCGGCCTCCCCTCTCAGCGCCGAGTCCCGGGTCCAGATCGTGCTGTCTGAGG AGCGTGCCGGTGCTGCCGCTCCTTCATCCTCACAAAGAAGGCCGTCTGCAGGCAGCGACCAACACAGCCTGTCTCTGGACTCTGAGATGGACTACGCTGATG ATATGCCATTGCTGAAGGAGGCCTGA
- the LOC130201382 gene encoding ras-related protein Rab-15-like isoform X1 yields the protein MMQVVCCLQGTLLMLGDSGVGKTCMLRRFTESYFDHSHISTIGVDFKMRTLEVDGIKVRVQIWDTAGQERYQTITKQYYRRAQGIIFVYDITSESSFQHIVKWASDVDEFAPDEVRTILVGNKSDEELRRQVPKDQGSKLAESYGMEFFETSASTSSNISEAFTRVTELVLQAHKKDVDNLLGSLDDYLEKAALEEEKGSDCDTIRKACAC from the exons ATGATGCAGGTCGTGTGCTGCCTCCAGGGGAC GCTGCTGATGCTCGGAGACTCGGGCGTCGGGAAGACGTGCATGCTGCGCAGGTTCACGGAGAGTTACTTCGACCATTCACACATCTCCACCATCG GAGTTGATTTTAAAATGAGAACACTAGAAGTAGATGGAATCAAGGTGCGAGTACAAATATG GGACACGGCGGGTCAGGAACGTTATCAGACCATCACCAAGCAGTACTACAGGCGTGCACAG GGCATCATCTTTGTATACGACATCACGAGCGAGTCGTCCTTCCAGCACATCGTGAAGTGGGCCAGTGATGTGGACGAG TTCGCCCCGGACGAGGTGCGGACGATCTTGGTAGGAAACAAGTCTGATGAGGAGCTCAGGAGGCAGGTACCAAAGGACCAAGGAAGCAAG CTAGCAGAGAGCTATGGGATGGAGTTCTTTGAGACCAGTGCTTCCACCAGCAGTAATATCAGTGAG GCCTTCACTCGAGTGACAGAACTGGTGCTGCAGGCTCACAAGAAAGACGTGGATAACTTGTTGGGATCTCTGGACGATTATCTGGAGAAGGCCGCTTTGGAAGAGGAGAAAGGCTCCGACTGCGACACCATTCGGAAGGCCTGCGCCTGTTAG